GCCCCCTCGCCCCGCCCCCTCACCGCGAGTTCAGGAACGAGACGGCTCGGGTGAGGCGGGCCGTGCCGGCTCCTCGGGCGGCTTCGGCGCGGACAGGGCGCGCGCCTCGGTGCGGGTGAAGGGCAGCCACTCGGGCCGCCCACGCAGGAACAGAATCAACTTCTCGCGCACCAGGGCGCGCACGTCGAAGAGGACGCTCGGGTTGGCGCTCACCAGCACGCGCACCTGCATCGTGCGGTCCAACACATCCTCCACCACCACGGTGGCCACCCTGCCATCCCACAGCTCCTTGGCCTCGTTCGCCAGGATGCGCTGGAGCTCGGCGCGCACCGCTTCCATGTCCGTGGCGAAGTCCACCATCAGCCGCACCACGCCCAGCATGCTCGAGCCCCCCTTGCTCCAGTTCTGGAAGGGCTTGTCGAGGAACTGGGAGATGGGAATCACCATCCGCCGCTCGTCCCACACCTTCACCACCACGTAGGTGAGGGTGATCTCCTCCACCGTGCCGAACTCGTTCTCCACCACCACCTGGTCGCCGATGCGGATGGGCTGGGTGATGGACATCTGGATGCCGGCGAGCAGCGAGGAGATGGACTTCTGCGCCGCCAGACCGATGACGATACCGGCGATTCCCGCCGAGGCGAGCAGCGACACGCCCACGTTGCGCACCATCTCGAACTGCATGAGCAGGAGCGCGGCGGCGATGACGTAGGTGGCCACCTCGAACACGGAGCGCAGCACCACCAGCTGGGTGTGCAGCCCCCGCGCCCGCCCGACGTCCTTGGTGCCGGTGGCCACCCTCTCCTGGATGTACTGCGCCGTCACCCGGAGGAAGCGCAGCAGGTACCACGCCACCGCGATGATGCTCAGGGTGATGAACAGGTGGCCGGTGATGTTCAGCGCCGTGGGCGGCAACAACAGCGCCGGCATGCCCAGCGCCCCGAGCACCGCGAAGCTCAGGAGCTTCAACGGCCCCCGGGCCGCCGGCACCAGCGCGTCATCCCAGGTGATGCGCGTCCACTTCGCCAGCCGTCCCATCACCTTGATCGACACCCGCTCGATCACCACCCCGAGCAGTGCCGCCCCCACCAGCGTCACGAGCACCCCCAGCCACTGCCAGGGCTCCAACCCCAGCACCGACCGCGCGAAGAGCCCCTCCGGCAACTCCTCGCCCAGCAACGTCGGACCGTACTCCCCGTAGAGCGGCTCGATGGCCTTCACCGTCGCCTCGCTGAACACCCACACCCGACCACCTTCGGGGACAGGCAGGCGGATGAGTCGGATGGGGTAGAGAATCTCCCCCACGGGGATGGCGTCGAGCTGATCGAAGCGGGCGCTCTCCGGGTCGCCCTCGGGCTCCTTGCTGAGGCTGGCCAGGGCGGTGGGCGCGAGCTTGTGGTCCAGGACGAACTTGAGCTGGCGCGCCAGGCGGGCCCCCTTCTCCTTCTGCTCGGCGGGGGGGATGAAGTCGAGGTCCAGGTAGTGCGAGGCCAGGGCATAGTCGCCCCGGTGGACCGCGTCGGAGAAGCCGTTGGCGGCGGCATAGGGCGTCTGCCGGTTCACCGTGGAGGGCGGATCCCCCAGGCCCGTGTTGTTGAGCGCCCAAGCATTCCACGACAGAAGCACGGACAAGCACAGGCTCAGAGCAGTCAAGGCGCGAGACATGGCGACTGTTTGCGACACCCCTCGTTGACCGGCAACCTCAATGTGCTGGCGGGTTGCTCGCCGTCCGGGCTACTGGACGAAGCACCCCCATGGTTCTCGTGCTTCTCCCTACCAGTGGGAAAACCTTGGAGCCCTCGGAAGGGGTAGGATAGAAGGGCCCCCCAGGAAGAGGCCGCCGTGCAAGAGAAGCGAAAGATCCTCCTCATCGACGACAGCGAGATCACGCTCGCCATGGAGAAGGCCGTGCTGGAGGCGCGCGGCTACGAAGTCATCGCCACGTCCACGCTGATGGAGTTCGAGAAGACGCTCCAGACGTGGAAGCCGGACCTCATCCTCACGGACATCCACATGCCCGAGGCCAAGGGCACCGACATCTGCCGCACGTTGAAGAACGAGTACGGGACGCAGGACATCCCCATCATCCTCTTCTCCAGTCTGCCGGATGACGAGCTGGCCAACCTGGCCGAGCAGGTCGGCGCCGATGGCAGCCTGTCCAAGGGCAACGGCCTGGAGGCGATGGGTGAGAAGATCGACGAGCTGGTGCAGAGCATCATCTGGTGACGCGGTGAGACGGCTCGTCCCCGCGCTCCTGGTGTTGGTGGTGCTCGGCGCGTGCTGGCGCAAGGCGCAGTCCACCGAGCCCCCCGCGAGCACCCCGATGGAGGCCCCCGGGCAGAGCGCCAACGAGCGCCCCCAGGACACCAACGCCCCCGGCGCCGTGCTCTTCATCTCCGCGGACCTGCGCGGCTACCTCGGCCCCTGCGGCTGCAGCGAGAACATGCGCGGCGGCATCGCGCGCGCGGCCTTCCAGGTGCGCGAGGCCGGCAAGGGCCCCCTGCCGGTGCTGTACGTGGACGGAGGCGAGGGCCTCTTCGGCGCCACCACGCTCAAGCCGGAACAGGTGCCCCAGGAGGAGCGCAAGGCGCGCGCGCTCGCCGAGGTCTTCAAGGACATGGGCCTGGCGGTGCGCGCGGTGAGCGAGCTGGACGACGTGCGCGGCGCGGCCTTCCGTCAGGGGCTCGGCCTGCCGGAGCTGCCCACCGGGGGCGTGAAGGTGCTGGCCGCCGGAGCGCGCAAGGTGGGCGTGGTGAGCGCCACGGACGCGGCCGGGCTCCAGCGCGGTGACGCCCAGGCGCGAGCCCAGGGCGCCGCGTTCGTGGTGGGCCTCTTCCAGGGCACCCTGCCCGAGGCCCAGAGCGCCGTGGCCTCCGCCGAGCCCGGCGTGGACCTGGTGGTGGCCACCCACACCGCCTCCGAGTTCGACGGCGAGCAGAACACCCTCACCCGGGACGCGGTGCCGGTGGTGGGCCTGCAGAGCAAGGGCCGCTCGCTCTTGCGCGTGGACCTGGCCTACGGCGCGACGCCGGGCCGCTTCACCCCGCAGCGCTCCGCGCAGGAGGCCGAGAAGGAGGTGGCCTCCCTCGAGCGGCGCATGGCGCTGCTGGACTCGGAGATCAACCTGCCCGGCGTGGACCCCCAGCTCAAGGCGCTCAAGCAGCAGAAGCGCGCGGAGCTGGTGGAGCGCCGCCAGGCCCTGCTCACCGCGCCCGTGGCCACCGGGGGAGACACCGACACCTTCACCGTGCGCTTCGTCCCCCTGGAGTCCACCCTGCCCTCGGACCCCTCCGCCGAGGCGGTGGTGAAGGCCTACGACGCGGACGTGGGAAAGATGAACCTGGAGTGGGCGCGCGTGCACGGCCAGGACTGCCCGGCGCCCGCCAAGGGGGAGGCCGCCTTCGTGGGCAACGCCTCCTGCGAGAGCTGCCACGAGGAGTCCTTCCCGGTGTGGAACGCCTCCAAGCACCACCAGGCCTGGAAGACGCTGGAGGAGGTGGGCAAGCAGTACCACCTCAACTGCACCGGCTGTCACGTCACCGGCTGGGAGCGCCCCGGCGGCGTGTGCCGCCTGGACAAGGTGGCCGGCCGCGAGAACGTGGGCTGCGAGAGCTGCCACGGCCCGGGCTCTCGCCACGCCGAGGACCCCTCCCCCGACAACATCGTCGCCCGGCCGGGCGAGGCGGTGTGCGTCACCTGCCACAACCGCGAGAACTCACCCCACTTCGACTTCGCCACCTACCTGCCCCGCGTGCTCGGCCCCGGACATGAGGCCTCACGGGAAGTGAAGTAATGGCCGCCAACACACATCCGGGCGGTGCGTTTCTTCCCGTCCACGGCATCCAGGGCGACAATGGCCTGTCTGGATGCTTGTTGGAGCAACGCGAGAAGCATCGAAGTCTTGAGACCCCAATCAACCGGCCCTCCCGGTAGCCGGCATCCTGGTGCCCATGCAGTCCTTCAGCCTGCTCCTCCTGGTCCTTTCCGCGGCGTCGCAGCCGCCGGGTGATTCCCCGCCGCAGACGCCTCCCGCCGCGGAGGCCCGGCCGGCCGACCCCGACGACAAGCCGGTGCTCGCGGGCTCCGCCCAGGACGCCGACCCCTCCCCGGCCGAGGACGCCGAGGAGCTGGAGGACGAATCGCTGGAGCTCGAGGAGATGAGGGCCCTGGAAGGCGCCACGTTGGATCCCGGGGCCCGGCCCGACGCCGAGGTGCTCCAGTCGCTGCGCCGCCTGGGGGTGGCCAACCCGCTGCGCCTGCGCATGCTGGATGCCCTGGAGGAGCCCACCTTCCGCGAGGACGAGGCGAGCGCGGAGCTGCCGCGCATCACCGACCTGTCCACCTTCGACGTCGCGCTCGTGCAGGCGCGCTACGACATCCCGGTGGAGATGCAGCCGCTGGTGGCCCAGTACATCCAGTTCTTCCAGGGGCCGGGCCGCAAGTGGTTCCGCAAGTGGGTGAGCCGCTCCACGCGCTACCTGCCCACGATGCAGCCCATCCTCGAGTCCCTGGGGCTGCCACGTGACACGGTGTACCTGGCGATGATCGAGAGCGGCTTCTCGCCCAGCGCCTACTCGTGGGCGCATGCCGCGGGCCCCTGGCAGTTCATCGCCAGCACCGGCCGCCAGTACGGCCTGCACCAGGACTTCTGGGTGGACGAGCGCAAGGATCCCATCAAGGCCACTTACGCCGCGGCGCGCTACCTCAAGGACCTGTACTCGGAGCTGGGCCACTGGTACCTCGCGTGGGCGGGCTACAACACGGGCAGCGGCCGGGTGCGCCGGCTCATGGAGCGCCACGGCACGTCCGACTTCTGGACCATCTCCGCGGAGAAGGGCCTGGCGACGGAGACCAAGCACTACGTGCCCAAGCTCATCGCCGCGGCGCTCATCGCCAAGCACCCCAACGCCTTCGGCTTCGCCGAGGACGAGTTCGTCTACGAGTCGCCGCTGGCCTTCGACGAGGTGAAGCTCACGGAGGCGGTGGACCTGGACGTGGTGGCGCGCGCGGCGGGCGCGAGCGTGCTGGAGGTGCAGGAGCTCAACCCCGAGCTGCGGCGCTGGTGCACCCCGCCCGCGAGCGCGAAGAACCCCTACACCCTGCGCCTGCCCCAGGGCACGCGGCAGCGCTTCACGGAGAACTTCGCCCAGCTCGCGACCAAGGATCGGCTGGCCTTCCGGGTCCACCGGGTCAAGCGCGGGGACACGCTGTCGCAGATCGCCCTCAACTACGGCACCGCGCCCGAGGCCATCCTGCAGATGAACCAGCTCAAGAGCCTGCGCACGCTGCGGGTGAACGCCGAGCTGGTCATCCCGGTGCCCGTGGGCCGCCCGAGCAAGGAGAGCACCACCGAGAGCGCCCTGGCGCGCAAGGTGGCGCAGGCGCGGCGCAGCGGCGTGACGGTGCCCCGCCCCGAGGACGAGGTGCCCGCCGGCACGCCCCGCGGCCCCGTGGCCGTCGGCCCCATCAAGACGGAGGTCATCAACGGGCGCAAGCGCATCACCTACGGCGTGCAGTCCGGCGACAGCCTGTGGGCCATCGCCCAGCGCTTCCAGGTGGCGGTGGACGACGTGCGCAAGTGGAACAACCTCACCGTGCGCGCGAGCAAGCGCGCCCTGAAGGTGGGCTCGGTGCTGTACGTCTGGCCGAGCAACACCCCCGCCCCGGTGGTGGAGCGCGCGGGCACCGTCGTCGCCGCCCAGAAGGCCCCCACCGGCCGCACCGGCACCGTGCACTCGCTCGCCGCCGGCGAGTCCGTGTGGAGCGTGGCCCAGCGCTACGGCATCACCGTCGAGGACATCAAGCGCTGGAACCACATCACCGACACCAGCCGCCTGCCCACCGGTCTCAAGCTCACGGTGAGCGCGCCGTAGTCCTCCAGGCGCGGGCGGGGGAGCCCATCCCCCGCCCCGGGACTCACCCCTGCTCGAGCAGGTTCTTGAGCTCGCGCACGCGGCGGGTGATGTGGTCGCGGTCCAGCCGGCGGAAGCTCTCCGGGAGCAGCTCGCGGCTGGTGCACTCCTGCACCGCCACCAGGTTCTGCAGCTCGATCTCCAGCGGGTAGCTGGGCGGCACGAAGTCCTCGAAGACGGCCTTCAGGTCCTCCACGGTGGCCTGCTCCCGGCCTTGCGCGAGCGCCCGGAAGCGCGTGCGCACGAGCACCGCCTCCATGTCCGCGCCGCTGAGCTGGCGCGTGCCCGTGGGAATCAGCTCGGAGATGGAGGGCACCTCGAGCTTCAGGCCCGTCTTCTTCTGCATCACCTTGAAGAGCTCCTCCCGCTCGGCCTCCGTCTCCGGATAGAAGAGCGCGAGGTGCTCCTCGGCGCGGCCCTGGCGCTTCAAGTCGATGGGCAACAGGTCCGGCCGCGCCGTCATCAGGAACCAGACGATCTTCCCGCGGTACACCGTGTTGCCCATGAACGAGGCGATGGAGCCGAACACGCGGCTGCTCGTGCCCGAGTCCCCGCCCGAGTCGCGGTTGCCCAGGAACGTGTCCGCCTCGTCCACCATCACCGCCACCGGCCAGAGCGCCTTGAGCAGGTTGAAGATCTTCTCCAGGTTGCTCTCGGTGACGCCCTGCCACTGGCTGCGGAAGTTGAGGAACTTCACCACGGGGATGCCAATCTCCCCGGCGAAACACGACACGAGGAACGTCTTGCCCGTGCCCACCGGGCCGCTCACGAGGTAGCCCATGGGCATCACCTCCATGCGGCCCTTCTTCAGGGCATTGGCCGCCCCGCGCAGCATCTCCTTGGCCTTGGCGTGGCCCGCCACCGCGTCCAGCGTGTTCACCGGCTCGATGAACTCGAGCAGTCCGTGGCACTCGGCCTGGATGAGCTCCTTCTTCTTCTCCTTGAGCTGCTCGGTGGTGATGCGAATCCCGCGCTCGAGCGCCTCGGTGAGCACCCGGTCCAGGTTGATGCGCGACAGGCCCGCCGTCATCTTCGCCAGGGCGGCCAGCGGCACGTCCGACACCGCCGCGAGCTTCTTGCCCTCGAGCTTGTAGCGCACGTACTCCAGGCGCTCCTCCTCCATGGGCAGGGGCAGCTCCAGGGGCGCCACGTAGGGGTTGCGCGACAGGCGCGGGGAGATGTCCGCCAGGTTCTCCGCCAGCAGCACCACCGACACGTCGCCCGCGAGGAACTGGGGATCGTGCGCCCACTTCTCCAGCGTGGCCAGCACGAAGCGGTCCTCGGCCGACAGGTGGCTCATCTCCCCGCCGGGCGCCAGCGTCTCGGCGAAGTCGATGATGAGCGCGAGCGAGCGGCCCTCGCTCAGGCGCATGCGCAGGAAGTTCTCGAGGATTTGCAGCGCCCGGGCCGGATCCCTCGGCAGGCTCTTGGCGTAGTCGGTGCCATAGAGCGCGTCGTAGCCGGCCATGGTGCGCTGCAGCTCCTTCTGCGTGTCCGGCGAGGAGGAGCGGATGCCCGAGGAGCGGTCATAGAAGAGGACGTGGTCGCGCCCGCCGAAGAGCTCCTCGGCGAGGAACGTGCGCAGGGTGCCGAAACCCCGGCTGCCATCCTCCTGGGTGAGCGGCTGCAGGTCCCTCACCGCCCCGTAGAGCAGGAAGGTGTTGACGGTTTTCGTGTAGTACTTCTGGGCGAGCTTGCGCGCCCAAACGGGCAGCTCCGCGAGCGGATCCGCCGCGTCCCCCTTGCGTGCCTTGGTCACGGACTTGCCTCTCCGGCCCCTCGTGGGGGCACTCGCGCCCTCCCACGAGGGGAAGGGCGCCTGTGTTCTGGTGGCGAGGACTACCTACAACCGCGCTGCTTCTTCAGCCGCTCGTTCACCCTGTTGCTCTTGGGCGCCACGCGCACGTCCACGTCGTCGTAGCAGCGCAGCTTGAGGCTCACCTGCGTCACACCGGACGGCAGGCGCACCAGCGCGGGCGTCTGGCCCCACTCCTTGCCCCCAGCGACGATGGTGGCGCCGGACGGGGAGGACTGCACGTCCACCTCGAAGGTGTCCGACTCCAGCCGCAGCTGCACCTGGGTGGGCTTGTCGCCCGCGCTCAGGCGGACGTTCTGTCGGGCCGGCTTGAAGCCGGGGGCGCTCGCCTCCACCAGCACATCCGTGTCCGCCGGCGCCTCCCCCACGTAGATGGAGGAGGAGCCCTTGGCGCGCACCACCTTGCCATCCACCTTCAGCTCCGCGTCCGGAGGCTGGGTGACGACGAGCATCTGGGCCGTGCGCGCCTCGCGCTCCAGCTCCACCGGAACCGTCGTGGCCGCCGTGCCCTGGGCGATCTCCACGCTGCGCGTGAAGGTCCGATAGCCCTCGGCGCTCACCATGATCATCGCGGGACCCGCGGGCACCTGTTGGAACAGGGCACCCTTCTTGGGCACATCCAGGTCCGTGCCGTTGAAGCTCACGCGCGCATTGGCCTGCACGCCGGCGGGCAGCTCCATCAGGAGGTAGCCCGTGGGGGCCGGCCGCAGCACCAGGTAGCCCACCCCGAGCAGCACCACGAGCCCCACGGCGGCCAGGGCCGCCAGGAGCGGCAGGCGGTTGGCGGGAGGAGCCGCCGACTCCACGTTGCGCGCGGAGGTGGCCGATCTCGGCGCGGTGGCCGGGCGCGCGGGAGCCGTGGGCGCGGCATCCGGGGGAGCGGTCAGCAGCAGCTCATCCGTCCGGTCCTCCGGAGGAGGCGGCGCCACCGGCGGCGGCGGCCGGGAAGCCACCGCGGGAATGGAGCTCAGCGAGGCCCGGGGCGGAACGGCCGGCTCGTCCGTCCGGCTCACGCGCGGCATGCCGTCCATGGTGTTGCGCGCCTGGCGGGCCACGGTGGTGCTCTCCGCGGCGGAGGGCGCGAGCGACGGAGACGGCCGCGCGGGAGGAGGAATACTCGCCGTGAGCCGCGGCAGCGACGGGCGCTGCAGGGGCTGTTCGGTGATGACGGGCGCGCGCGGCACCTCGACGGGCGTCACCGTGCGGCCCGGCCCCACCAGCCCGGGCTGCGTGTTCGGCTCGTCGTCGTCGTCGTACTCGGACTCGGGGCCCATCACCTGCGTCGCCCCGGACTCCTCGCGCGGATTGAACGGCACGGCCACGGGGGCCGCCGTCAGCTTGGGCATGGAGGCCAGCGTGGGCGAGCGGCGCACCGCTCCCGAATGAGGCCCCCCGGAGGGCGGCGCGGCCTGCGGCACCGGCGGCAGGCTCGTCTGCACCGGCGCGGGGGGCGCCGACGACGTGCCTCCCTCGATCGCGCTCAACATGCTCTCGGGGGCGGCGATCTCCGCGTACTCCTGCAGCC
Above is a window of Cystobacter fuscus DNA encoding:
- a CDS encoding multiheme c-type cytochrome, whose amino-acid sequence is MRRLVPALLVLVVLGACWRKAQSTEPPASTPMEAPGQSANERPQDTNAPGAVLFISADLRGYLGPCGCSENMRGGIARAAFQVREAGKGPLPVLYVDGGEGLFGATTLKPEQVPQEERKARALAEVFKDMGLAVRAVSELDDVRGAAFRQGLGLPELPTGGVKVLAAGARKVGVVSATDAAGLQRGDAQARAQGAAFVVGLFQGTLPEAQSAVASAEPGVDLVVATHTASEFDGEQNTLTRDAVPVVGLQSKGRSLLRVDLAYGATPGRFTPQRSAQEAEKEVASLERRMALLDSEINLPGVDPQLKALKQQKRAELVERRQALLTAPVATGGDTDTFTVRFVPLESTLPSDPSAEAVVKAYDADVGKMNLEWARVHGQDCPAPAKGEAAFVGNASCESCHEESFPVWNASKHHQAWKTLEEVGKQYHLNCTGCHVTGWERPGGVCRLDKVAGRENVGCESCHGPGSRHAEDPSPDNIVARPGEAVCVTCHNRENSPHFDFATYLPRVLGPGHEASREVK
- a CDS encoding response regulator, with protein sequence MQEKRKILLIDDSEITLAMEKAVLEARGYEVIATSTLMEFEKTLQTWKPDLILTDIHMPEAKGTDICRTLKNEYGTQDIPIILFSSLPDDELANLAEQVGADGSLSKGNGLEAMGEKIDELVQSIIW
- a CDS encoding serine/threonine protein kinase; protein product: MTTTQPKRQPIPFGKYLLLDRINIGGMAEVWRGKMFGAGGFERLVAIKRILPNIAEDDEFISMFIDEAKISVQLNHANIAKIEELGQIANNYFIAMEYIPGKDMRAIFDRGRKKSEPAPVPLVAYVVSKMCEGLDYAHRKKDGMGRDMNIVHRDISPQNILISFEGEVKVIDFGIAKAAGKATKTQAGILKGKFGYMSPEQIRGLPLDRRSDIFAIGVCLYEMLTGERLFVGDSDFSVLEKVRKAEVVPPSAYNRRIPEALEKIVLKALARDVDERYQYANELGDDLQRFLITSESIFSRKDLMQYMKSTFAEDVEREKQRLQEYAEIAAPESMLSAIEGGTSSAPPAPVQTSLPPVPQAAPPSGGPHSGAVRRSPTLASMPKLTAAPVAVPFNPREESGATQVMGPESEYDDDDEPNTQPGLVGPGRTVTPVEVPRAPVITEQPLQRPSLPRLTASIPPPARPSPSLAPSAAESTTVARQARNTMDGMPRVSRTDEPAVPPRASLSSIPAVASRPPPPVAPPPPEDRTDELLLTAPPDAAPTAPARPATAPRSATSARNVESAAPPANRLPLLAALAAVGLVVLLGVGYLVLRPAPTGYLLMELPAGVQANARVSFNGTDLDVPKKGALFQQVPAGPAMIMVSAEGYRTFTRSVEIAQGTAATTVPVELEREARTAQMLVVTQPPDAELKVDGKVVRAKGSSSIYVGEAPADTDVLVEASAPGFKPARQNVRLSAGDKPTQVQLRLESDTFEVDVQSSPSGATIVAGGKEWGQTPALVRLPSGVTQVSLKLRCYDDVDVRVAPKSNRVNERLKKQRGCR
- a CDS encoding mechanosensitive ion channel family protein, whose protein sequence is MSRALTALSLCLSVLLSWNAWALNNTGLGDPPSTVNRQTPYAAANGFSDAVHRGDYALASHYLDLDFIPPAEQKEKGARLARQLKFVLDHKLAPTALASLSKEPEGDPESARFDQLDAIPVGEILYPIRLIRLPVPEGGRVWVFSEATVKAIEPLYGEYGPTLLGEELPEGLFARSVLGLEPWQWLGVLVTLVGAALLGVVIERVSIKVMGRLAKWTRITWDDALVPAARGPLKLLSFAVLGALGMPALLLPPTALNITGHLFITLSIIAVAWYLLRFLRVTAQYIQERVATGTKDVGRARGLHTQLVVLRSVFEVATYVIAAALLLMQFEMVRNVGVSLLASAGIAGIVIGLAAQKSISSLLAGIQMSITQPIRIGDQVVVENEFGTVEEITLTYVVVKVWDERRMVIPISQFLDKPFQNWSKGGSSMLGVVRLMVDFATDMEAVRAELQRILANEAKELWDGRVATVVVEDVLDRTMQVRVLVSANPSVLFDVRALVREKLILFLRGRPEWLPFTRTEARALSAPKPPEEPARPASPEPSRS
- a CDS encoding ATP-binding protein is translated as MTKARKGDAADPLAELPVWARKLAQKYYTKTVNTFLLYGAVRDLQPLTQEDGSRGFGTLRTFLAEELFGGRDHVLFYDRSSGIRSSSPDTQKELQRTMAGYDALYGTDYAKSLPRDPARALQILENFLRMRLSEGRSLALIIDFAETLAPGGEMSHLSAEDRFVLATLEKWAHDPQFLAGDVSVVLLAENLADISPRLSRNPYVAPLELPLPMEEERLEYVRYKLEGKKLAAVSDVPLAALAKMTAGLSRINLDRVLTEALERGIRITTEQLKEKKKELIQAECHGLLEFIEPVNTLDAVAGHAKAKEMLRGAANALKKGRMEVMPMGYLVSGPVGTGKTFLVSCFAGEIGIPVVKFLNFRSQWQGVTESNLEKIFNLLKALWPVAVMVDEADTFLGNRDSGGDSGTSSRVFGSIASFMGNTVYRGKIVWFLMTARPDLLPIDLKRQGRAEEHLALFYPETEAEREELFKVMQKKTGLKLEVPSISELIPTGTRQLSGADMEAVLVRTRFRALAQGREQATVEDLKAVFEDFVPPSYPLEIELQNLVAVQECTSRELLPESFRRLDRDHITRRVRELKNLLEQG
- a CDS encoding LysM peptidoglycan-binding domain-containing protein, which translates into the protein MQSFSLLLLVLSAASQPPGDSPPQTPPAAEARPADPDDKPVLAGSAQDADPSPAEDAEELEDESLELEEMRALEGATLDPGARPDAEVLQSLRRLGVANPLRLRMLDALEEPTFREDEASAELPRITDLSTFDVALVQARYDIPVEMQPLVAQYIQFFQGPGRKWFRKWVSRSTRYLPTMQPILESLGLPRDTVYLAMIESGFSPSAYSWAHAAGPWQFIASTGRQYGLHQDFWVDERKDPIKATYAAARYLKDLYSELGHWYLAWAGYNTGSGRVRRLMERHGTSDFWTISAEKGLATETKHYVPKLIAAALIAKHPNAFGFAEDEFVYESPLAFDEVKLTEAVDLDVVARAAGASVLEVQELNPELRRWCTPPASAKNPYTLRLPQGTRQRFTENFAQLATKDRLAFRVHRVKRGDTLSQIALNYGTAPEAILQMNQLKSLRTLRVNAELVIPVPVGRPSKESTTESALARKVAQARRSGVTVPRPEDEVPAGTPRGPVAVGPIKTEVINGRKRITYGVQSGDSLWAIAQRFQVAVDDVRKWNNLTVRASKRALKVGSVLYVWPSNTPAPVVERAGTVVAAQKAPTGRTGTVHSLAAGESVWSVAQRYGITVEDIKRWNHITDTSRLPTGLKLTVSAP